ATTCAgcaatacaatttatacatgatGTTCTTATGTGTTTTAACATCTATTTAACATAAAAAGGGTGACTAATATACTTATCTGAAATtgaacatgaaataaaacaactataaatatacattataagagtactgttattattgttgttgttgctgttgttgttgttgatgtctTTGCTagttattgacattttatttacttatatcTTTCGCTTTACCTGTAAGTATACATAATCTGATGAAGACAGTTcaacataatgcatttatttccgAAACATACATATTGAATTATATGCATGCTACcaaattatgtatattatgttccaaaacatatttatttaaatgttgatgtattACACTCGTCTTTTGTTTTACTATGTTCTACCTGTCATTCAAGTACACCACCCTCTTTTCTTATatctatttacataattatgtcctttagtttatatatgtatacatgtatataactctCACTGAAAGGtggaaatgatattttttataatgaatcATACCCGTACTTATCCattattgatttgaatattataagtatctatcatgtgtttcccgtacggatagaaaaatccgacccgagggcacgcgcataagccggtaacgaggcttgccgagttaccggtaacgcagcgtgcccgagggtcggatttttcgatcggACCGggaaaacatgattgatattttttcttgtatacctaaaattatgaatttattgaaaaattgacgtagaaaacgcacttttgtacatttcaccaaaaagcccGTGCGAggttgtgtactgacgtcataaagcgcagtaattttaaatcactatcgacgtcaaatattttctttaaaaatcgcccttgtacgattatttattttcagtttggaTTAAAAGAAttgtatacttttatttttgattccgctttattgaaattgcataatatacttttaataaaccatacaataaaagaaataagaagtggcgcgttgttgcgcgtgactcatcttacatggggttgTAATcttgtaagatgagtttttccagcaccggtcacatgaccggaaacacacgtccggtatacaagaaatcatttttctattaataagCTCAATTGCAGAAAGAATTAATTCGGCTAAATTTGAAACatcataacatttaataattatatggagatatttacaaatgaattaGAGAGGCCTTAATTTAAATGAAGAACTGTAGTTTATTTAGAGATATCTTCAATTGAATTATTGAGCTCTCCAAATGATTTGGCGTAATTCAATTTATGATATCAATTATTTGATTGGAGCTCTCTTTAATTGAAGTAAAGGTAAAGAGATATATCGATGTTTAAAGAGGTCTTCAAATATTGCACTTTATGTAGATTTAATGTTCTATGCAACATTGGGTATGTCAGTATATCGGAATTAATATTGAAgatatgttaaatttgtttaaaatgtgagCTGATTAAGGAGCGAAGCGAGCGCAGCAAGCAAGCCTTTCTTCTTAACCAATATGATTttactcctcggccattttaaaaaaaaacaacaacctcggatgtatgccggtacatcagtttaagtagttcgtatttttttttaaaatatcattaattaaatgtagtgtttaaaagttgtatttattgatctcagtttaaattgattgccagtgaagtgttttattgcaaacataattaagattcccaagaattaagtcataaagtttaactgctaaataagattactacgcgatctatttgcagcggaattaaacgtaccactttttgagtatgttaaccgtccaaatacatccgaggttgttttcgataaaatggccgaggagttccgaatgcaacAGAATGTTGTAGAAGCCGTGGAATCAGCATTGTCACATATTAAACAACTATATGTTACACAGTATACGGTTagatttaaacaaagttttacaCCAGCTCGTTCTTTGTAACATTCATGTTGTGGAGAAGGGCAGGTTGAAGTGTTTCCGGGTACATTTACACGAGAGGATGCTGAGGAAGGCGGCCCGGAAGGTGGCGCTGCGGACTCCGTACACAAGCCAGTTGATACAGCAGTTGATCACACCGAGGCTGGAGATCCAACTCTTGGCAAGCATCAGCCTGTGGTTGTGCGGGCCTCCCGGGATGAACGAGATGATACAGTACGGGCCCCAGAAAATGATGAACAGTCCTGAGATGATCACCATGTTGCGTGTATGGCGAATCTCGCGCCGGATTCTTTGATGGTCTGTACTTGACTCCACGGTTTTAAAACGCGTGATCGTGTGCCTTGCTATTCGCACTACTATAACGAAAAATACTGTACTTCCAACTAGCGCTGTCAGCATTATTGCGTTAAATGTAATTGTGAAGCCAGATGGAAGGATTTCATTTGTTCTACAGTCAAAGGAATTTTCTTCCACTTCTGGTAACGTGGTATAGAGTGGAGAAAATCCGAACAGACCCATAGATAACCAGGTGCAAGCCATGAGAATGTACAGCCGGTGTTTGGTAAACCTCTTACCGTGCTGAAACGGGTACACGATGGCATGGAAACGCTCCAGGGATAACACAAAAAGGTTGACGACGGACATCCCTACATATGTGAACATGAAACACACGTGCCAGTAGCAGAACTCAACCGACTGGGAGAACCTAGCTGAACTGAGGCTTAAAAGGTCCATTGGCAGAGCGATTAATCCGACCAGTAAGTCTGCCAGAGCTAAGTTACCCACCAGGATGTATGCCTTCACTCGCCGTAACCGACTAAATCGCACAAGAGATATAAGAATGAGTAAGTTCCCTATCACAGTTGGCAAAATAAGTATTGCGGACACAATGAGGAAGTACAGATTATAAGCCCGTACTAGGTTCCCGCTGTGGTGTAAATACCCGCCATGCGAAATTTCGCTAGAAATGTTTTCGCTAGAAATAATTGACTTTGTTTTGCtagaaatattgtaatatttccatttgtgCATATCCCAATCAATTTCACTCGCGTTCATCGTAATTCACGACTGTATATTGTGATGGTAGGTCCCGTATGAACACTTTTTAGAAAGTTGtctatttattaattatatgttttattcaattctacatgtatgatatatttattacattcaCAATCCTTGTTCCTTTTATTGTGTATAGTCAGCGAACATTCCAAGTTACTGACAGGCTACTTGCCATTAAAAAGGTCCTTCCTAATGTGAACATCAGTGTAAATGTTTCACCGATGTAAAGCATTTAGCCGCAGTGAGGACATTAATAAA
Above is a genomic segment from Mya arenaria isolate MELC-2E11 chromosome 2, ASM2691426v1 containing:
- the LOC128213632 gene encoding trace amine-associated receptor 13c-like — its product is MNASEIDWDMHKWKYYNISSKTKSIISSENISSEISHGGYLHHSGNLVRAYNLYFLIVSAILILPTVIGNLLILISLVRFSRLRRVKAYILVGNLALADLLVGLIALPMDLLSLSSARFSQSVEFCYWHVCFMFTYVGMSVVNLFVLSLERFHAIVYPFQHGKRFTKHRLYILMACTWLSMGLFGFSPLYTTLPEVEENSFDCRTNEILPSGFTITFNAIMLTALVGSTVFFVIVVRIARHTITRFKTVESSTDHQRIRREIRHTRNMVIISGLFIIFWGPYCIISFIPGGPHNHRLMLAKSWISSLGVINCCINWLVYGVRSATFRAAFLSILSCKCTRKHFNLPFSTT